A single region of the Acetivibrio cellulolyticus CD2 genome encodes:
- a CDS encoding YmaF family protein has protein sequence MNSHLHKYKFESRAFSGHKHKITGITDSMIGIEVFHIHTFFGISSYNGHSHYYTGFTGLPIKTENGHIHKIEGELDLNSMHDHVFKNYTEEEIEYLSSRKLYNAHV, from the coding sequence ATGAACTCTCATTTGCATAAGTACAAATTTGAATCAAGAGCTTTTAGTGGACATAAACATAAAATAACCGGAATTACCGATAGCATGATAGGAATTGAAGTATTCCATATTCATACCTTCTTTGGTATTTCATCCTACAATGGACATTCGCACTACTATACAGGCTTTACAGGCCTGCCAATTAAAACGGAGAACGGCCATATTCATAAAATTGAAGGGGAGCTTGATCTAAATTCGATGCATGATCACGTGTTTAAAAATTACACCGAAGAAGAAATTGAGTACCTCTCCAGTAGAAAGCTCTATAATGCACATGTTTAA
- a CDS encoding LCP family protein: MGKKKSSKNGFKKNVFIWLSVFVVITVSVFTLGKLGLLGKDNTEALSTFESQPTIDPIDITDKNDQYIPKPSNISTPGKIDYDSIAGLTNENLYSEQLVTKGSKNILFVGSDKLSGLYDTIGILSIDKENEKLKLIMIPRDLHIDYNEKVRHYLEIHGKADNPGFYKINCAHNIGPYLKYKGKFEPYSMNFLAGVIKEKFGIEVDDYVKINPEGFVEMVDLFGGVDLEVPYDMNYDDPYQDLSIHLKKGMQQLNGKEAEGFVRFRQGYNTKNEHIQIGDVERKNNQLKFINAFIKQHGTISNIDKLPGLINTLNKNLKHSIGVGDLLTSYIGYAKDAITKKYEIESTTLSGKAKMVDGSYFIYIN, translated from the coding sequence ATGGGAAAGAAAAAAAGCTCTAAAAACGGATTTAAAAAGAATGTTTTTATATGGCTGAGTGTTTTTGTTGTGATAACAGTTTCAGTATTCACTCTCGGTAAATTAGGCCTATTGGGCAAGGATAATACGGAGGCACTTAGTACATTTGAAAGTCAGCCCACTATTGACCCCATTGATATCACAGATAAAAACGACCAGTACATACCGAAGCCTTCCAATATTTCAACTCCGGGTAAAATTGATTATGACTCCATTGCTGGGCTTACAAACGAAAATTTATATTCAGAGCAGCTTGTAACAAAAGGAAGTAAAAATATCTTATTTGTAGGTTCTGATAAATTAAGCGGGCTTTATGATACTATTGGTATTTTAAGCATTGATAAGGAAAACGAAAAACTCAAGCTAATTATGATACCCAGGGACCTGCATATTGACTACAACGAGAAAGTAAGACATTACCTTGAAATTCATGGCAAAGCAGATAATCCGGGCTTTTACAAAATAAATTGTGCACATAACATAGGCCCATACTTAAAATATAAAGGCAAATTTGAACCATATTCAATGAATTTTCTTGCTGGTGTAATAAAAGAGAAATTCGGTATAGAAGTAGACGATTATGTTAAAATAAATCCGGAAGGCTTCGTTGAGATGGTTGACCTGTTTGGTGGAGTTGATCTGGAAGTACCCTATGACATGAACTATGATGACCCATACCAGGACCTTTCGATCCATCTGAAAAAAGGCATGCAGCAGTTGAACGGTAAAGAAGCTGAAGGTTTTGTACGGTTTAGACAGGGCTATAATACTAAAAACGAACACATTCAAATAGGTGATGTTGAAAGAAAGAATAACCAGTTAAAATTCATTAATGCCTTTATAAAACAGCATGGAACAATATCCAATATTGATAAACTTCCAGGTCTAATAAATACGCTTAATAAAAACTTAAAGCATAGCATAGGTGTAGGCGATCTTTTAACCTCTTACATAGGATATGCTAAAGATGCCATAACAAAAAAATATGAAATTGAAAGCACTACCTTATCAGGTAAAGCAAAAATGGTTGACGGATCTTATTTTATATACATTAATTAA